One Streptomyces dangxiongensis genomic window, CGTGCGCGCCGCCGCATCGGTCTCCAGATCGATGTCGAGCGCGAGGTGGACGACCACGTCGGCGCCCCGCAGCTTGTCCGCGATCGCGGGATCGCGGACGTCGAGGATGTGCCACTGCGCGTCGGCGCACTCGCCGCGCCGCTCGTCGATGGCGAGGACCTGTCTGATCTCCGCGGACGCGGCGAGCCGCTCGGTGAGCAGGGCGCCGACCCCGCCGGCGGCGCCGGTCACCGCGACGACGGGCCCGCGCACGGCGGGAGGGGTTGAGGGGTTTCGCGCTGCGCGAACCTGTGGATCTGGGGAACTCACCGGGCGTCTCCAGCGGTTGTCTTCAGTACGGGCGCGACTGACGCGTACGTACCAGGTGCATCCATCCTGCCGCAGGCCTTCCGTGGGCCGAGCACCGAGGCCCGATCGGGTTCGGGTGTCTACGCTGGGTGGTGTCGGGCAGCCGCGCCGCCGGAGCGAAACCGGCGGCCTTACCAGCCGAGGAATCCTGTGAGTGACACCCCATTCGGTTTCGGCCTTCCGCCGGAGGAGCCGGAGGACGGCGACGAGGGCGAGAAGAAGGACCAGCAGAGCGGTGGTGGGCAGGGACCGGCCAATCCGTTCGGTTTCGGCGACCTGCCCGGAGCCGGAGGCTTTGGCGGCCCCGGCGCCGACAACCCGCTCGCGGCCATGTTCGGTTCCCTGAACCCCACCGACCTGGGCGCGGCCTTCCAGCAGCTCGGCCAGATGCTCTCGTACGAGGGCGGCCCGGTGAACTGGGACATGGCCAAGCAGATCGCCCGCCAGACGGTCTCCCAGGGCACGCCGGACGGCACGAAGGACGCCAGCGTCGGCCCGGCCGAGCGCAGGGCGGTCGAGGAAGCCGTCCGCCTGGCCGACCTGTGGCTGGACGACGCCACGTCCCTGCCGTCGGGCTCCGCCTCGGCGGTGGCCTGGTCGCGCGCGGAGTGGGTCGAGGCGACCCTGCCCGCCTGGAAGGAGCTGGTGGACCCGGTCGCCGAGCGCGTCGGCGCGGCCATGGGCGACGTCCTGCCGGAGGAGATGCAGGCCATGGCGGGCCCGCTGATCGGCATGATGCGCTCGATGGGCGGCGCCATGTTCGGCACGCAGATCGGGCAGGCCGTCGGCGTGCTCGCGGGCGAGGTCGTCGGTTCGACCGACGTCGGCCTGCCGCTGGGCCCGTCCGGCCGGGCCGCCCTGCTCCCGGCCAACGTGGAGGCGTTCGGCAAGGACCTGGGCGTGCCGCAGGAGGAGGTGCGGCTGTACCTGGCCCTGCGGGAGGCCGCCCACCAGCGCCTGTTCGCGCACGTGCCGTGGCTGCGCTCGCACCTGTTCGGCGCGGTCGACGGCTACGCGCGCGGGATCAAGGTCGACACGGCCAAGCTGGAGGACGTGGTCGGCCAGTTCGACCCGCAGAACCCCGAGCAGTTGCAGGACGCGCTCCAGCAGGGCATGTTCCAGCCCGAGGACACGCCCGAGCAGAAGGCCGCGCTGGCCCGTCTGGAGACCGCTCTGGCGCTCGTGGAGGGCTGGGTGGACGCGGTGGTCCACGCGGCCGCGAAACCGCGTCTGTCGTCCGCCGACGCCCTGCGCGAGACGCTGCGCCGCCGCCGCGCCACCGGTGGTCCGGCGGAGCAGACGTTCGCGACGCTGATCGGCCTGGAGCTGCGCCCGCGCCGGCTGCGGGACGCCTCCCGCCTGTGGGCCTCGCTCACGGACGCGCGCGGGGTCGACGGCCGGGACGGCCTGTGGGCCCACCCGGACATGCTGCCGACCGCGACCGACCTGGACGACCCGGACGGCTTCGTGCACCGCGAGCAGCTGGACTTCTCCGAGCTGGACAAGATGCTCGGCGAGGCCGCGCACGGCTCGGCGGCCGGCCCCGACCTGCGCAAGAAGGACCACGACGCGAAGGACGACGGCAAGGGCGACGAGGGCAAGGGCGACGACGCGGAGTGAGCCTGTACGACGACGCGGTCCTCGTCCTGAAGGGGTACGAGGGCCAGCCCGAGCTGCGCCAGGCCTATCTGGCGCATCTGGCGGCGCATCCGGACGGCATGTGGAAGGCCTGCCACGCGGGCCACGTCACGGCCAGCGCCCTGGTGATCGACTCCGAGCACGGCCGGGTGCTGCTCACCCTGCACCGGAAGCTGCGGATGTGGCTCCAGATGGGCGGCCACTGCGAACCGGGCGACGCCACGCTGCGGGAGGCGGCCCTGCGGGAGGCGGCCGAGGAGTCCGGCATCGCCGGGCTGACGCCGCTGCCCGGCGGCCCGGTGCGCCTGGACCGGCATCCGATCCCCGCGCCGTGCCACTGGCACTTCGACGTGCAGTACGCGGTGCTGGCCCCGCCCGGCGCGGTGCACGAGATCAGCGACGAGTCGCTCGACCTGCGCTGGTACGCCTACGACGAGGTGGCGGGCGTGGCGGACGAGTCGGTCGTGCGCCTGCTGGACGCCGCCCGCGCCAGGCTCTGACGTGGTGCGGGGGTGACCGCCGTGGCGGTCGCCCCCCGTGCCCGTCGCGGCTCAGCTCCAGGCGTTCCCCTGGTTCTGGCCGCGCGCCCCCTGCTGCCCCATGCCGAACTGGGCGGCGAGACCCTGTCCGATCTGGGCGTTCTGCGGCGGCAGCAACTCGCTGGGCTGGACGAGCGCGAACCCGGACCCCATGAAGCTCAGCTCCCAGCCCTCACCCGTGCCGCCGCGCCGGCGCCACACCCCGGAGGAGTGCGTCTGGGCCTGCATCTGCACCCGCAGCCCGGTCGACCAGGCCACGATCGCGTCGGCGTCACAGTTGACGTACGTCTCGGGCGTGACCCGCATCAGCAGGGGCGCCCCCGACGTCATCAGGGCCACCTTGCCGCGCCCGGTGATGTTGAGCTGGTACTTCCCGGAGCCGGAGATGCCGTAGAGGCTGTCGACGGCGATGACCTCGTGGTGCAGCGAGGAGTCCATGGCGAGGACGTAGGAGCTGTCGACGGTCAGCCCGTCCTGCTCGACGTCCATGATGTGCACGCGTTGGGCGAGGTTGGCCAGGTAGACGGTGCCCTGCCCGTGGCAGCGCATCAGGTCCAGGCCCTCGCCGGTGTACGCACGCGCGCGTGCCTGGCCGTTGGCGCGGTACTCGGCGTCGAACTCGACCAGGCCCTGGTAGGCGACCATGGTGCCCTTGCGGGCGAGGATGTCGTCGTGGCCCTCCAGGGTGAGCCGGAGCATCTGTGTGTTCTGTAGGCTCCAGCGTTCCTGCGTCTGGGAATCGTTGTGCGCGAAAAGCGGACTCTGCATGGCGTTCTCTGACTCCCCCTCAGCCCCGGAACCGAAGCCGGTCGGTGCTGTCCTCGCTGGGCTGGACGACGACGATGCCCTGGCCGGAGAAGGCCATCTGATAGGCCTCACCGCTGCCCCGGCCGATCAGCGACTGCGCCTTGAAGCTGCGCTTGCCCTTCACCTTCAGGTTCGGCGACCAGGCGACGAGCGCGTCCGGGTCGACGTACGTCTCGTCCTCTCCGCCACCGCAGTCCACGACGATCGGCTTGCCGCGGGAGGTCAGCGCGACCCAGCCCTGCCCGGAGATCCTGGTGTTCCACAGGCCCTGCCCGGCGAACTTGGCGAGCCCCTTCACCCGCTCGACGCCCCAGGTGAGGTGCGCGTCGAAGGCGAGGAGGTTGGTGGCGTTGACGGAGATGCCGTCACCGTTGAGATTGATCACGACGACGTCGGCGCCGTAGTCGGCGAGATAGAGGAGGCCGTCGCCGGAGCACTTCATCAGCGGCGCGCCCTCACCGGTTACCCAGTCACGGGCGATCTGGCGGACGGCCGGCGGGTTGGGCTCGTACTGGACGAACCCCTCGTAGGCGACCATCGACCCCACGCGCGCGAGGAGGTCGTTCCCGGTCTGCAGGGCGACCTTCAGCATGTGACTGCCGTGGTTCTCCATGCGGGCGGTGACGGGTGCGGGGGCGAAGCCCGCGAGCGGCTGGTTCATGACGGGCTCCCTCAGACCTCGTACGGCTGGACGACGATGAAGTTGCCGGGCGCGCCCCGGAACTGGAGGTTGACGCCCTCACCGGTGTCGCCCGGGTAGGCGTTGCGGCGCATCCGGACCTGGCTGGAGACGATGACCTGGGAGGCGGCCGACCAGGCGACGACGGCGTTGCAGTCGGCGAAGGTGGTCGGCGTGACCGGCAGCACCACGGGCGTGCCGTGCGTCTTGACGACGATCGTGCCGGTGCCCTGGAACTGCATCGTGAACAGCGCGCCGCCCGGGATGCCGTGGCCCTCGACGCGACGGACCTCGTACTGGAGGCTCTCGTCGAAGGCGAGGACGTTCTCGGCCGACACGCAGATGGCGTCGCCCTGCAGTTCGACGGGGTGCAGATGGGTGGAGTTGTCGGCGAGGAACACCTGGCCCTGGCCGGTGCAGCGCATCAACTGCATCTCCTGGCCGGTGGCGTTGCCGACGATCCGCCCGGCGAAACCGGCGCCCTTGTAGCCGAAGTCGACCTTGCCCTGGTAGAGCACCATGCTGCCCTGCCGGGCCAGCACGGGCTGGCCGCCGATGCCGAGGTCGACGCGGATCAGCTTCTTGTTCTGCTGCGTCCAGCGCTGCCCGGTCGGCGTCTCCTTGAACGCCTGGAGCGCGGCCGTCACCCCGGCGCCGCCCTGGGGGGCGCCCTGCGGCACTCCGTAGGGGGCGGCCTGCTGTCCGGGGACCTGGCCGTAGCCGGGCGGCATGGGCGGGGCCGGCCGGCCGGCGTGGGGACCCGGCTGGCCGCCGTAGCCCGGGGGCAACGGCGCGCCGGGCCCGCCGCCGTACGACGGCTGCTGGGACGGCTGGCCGTAGGACGCGGGGGCCGGTCCGGGTGCGGGGGCCGGCGGTGGCACGGTGCCGACGGCGGGCGGGGTCATCGGGGCGATGACCGTCGGCGCGCCGTGCATGTTCGGGGCGGGCGCCGGTGCCGGTGCCGGAGTGTGGCCGGGCGGTGGGGCGAAGCCCTGCGGGGCGGGCGCCGGGGCGGGCTCGAAGGCCGGTGCGGGGGCCTGGCCGGGGGCGGGTGCGGCCGGGGCGCCGAACGCGGGCGGGGCCGTGGCCTGGGCGGGCGGGGCGAAACCGGGGGTCGCGCCGGGCTGCGGCTGCTGCGGGGCGGCGGGAGCCTCCTCCTCGGCCACCTCGCCGCCGAAGTTCTTCAGCAGCGCCTCCAGACCGCCGTCGAAGCCCTGCCCGACGGCGGCGAACCGCCATCCGTCCTTGAAGTAGAAGTCACCGAGCATCACGGCCCGCTCGGTGGAGAACTCCGCGCCGCTGAAGGAGTACCGCGCGACCTCCTCGCCGCCCGCCACGATCCGCAGATAACCGGGCGCGACCTGCGACATCTGCCCGGCACCGTCGATGGTCGCCGTGAAGGACAGCTTCCGGATGTGCGCGGGGACACGGTCGAGCGTGACCCGGAACGACTCCGTGTCGCCCGCCTGGGTGCCCAGCAGTTGAACGGACTCCTCCGGCGACTTCGGCTGGTTGAAGAAGACGAAGTACCGGTCGTCCGAGAGACGCTCGTCGGCGTCCAGGCCGAAGCAGCTGATGTCGAAGGACAGCCCCGGGGCGGAGATCTGCACGCCTACGTACAGATCGGTGCCCGCCGTGAGGTCACTGATCCTGGCCTTGTGGCCGCGTTGGAATTCCCTGGCCATGCGTTACGACCGTCCCCCATCCCGAATGTGAGTGCGTCGCGCCAGGCTAACGGCAAAGACCGACAACGGCTCCGGGCGGCCGTCGTCGGTACGAACCCGGTACACAACCGCGGCCCGGCCGCTCACACGTCCGGGCTCAGTCCTCCCGCTCGCCCAGCGCGCCGGGCACGTGCGGCAGCCGTCCGGCGGCGACGACCCCTTCGAGGTAGCCGCGGGCCCGCTCGGTACGCGGATAGGCCTCCAGCAGCCGCCAGAAGTCGGGCCCGTGACCGGGGACGAGCAGGTGCGCCAGCTCGTGGCAGAGCACGTAGTCGACGACGTAGTCCGGCATCCCCTGCAAGCGGTGCGAGAGCCGGATACTGCCCTCGGCGGGGGTGCACGAGCCCCAGCGGGTGTTCTGGTTGGTGACCCAGCGCACGGAGGCGGGCCGGGCGCGGCCGGCGAAGAACTGGGCCGACAGCCGTTCCGCACGCTCGCCCAGCTCGGCGTCGCCGAACACCCGCTTGCTTTCCTGAGCAGCGAGTTTGTCGAGCATGACGGTCACCCAGCGCTGCTCCTCCGCCTTCGACATCCGGGCGGGGATCAGCACGATGGTCCGATCGCCCTCGCGGTACGCGGAGACGGTCCGGCGGCGCCGGGCACTCCTGCGGACCTCGATCGCGTTCGCCCCCGGGCCACCGGGCGGCTGGCTCGTCGTGCTGCGCGGTGGCGTTCCGGCGGTGTGCAGGGGGTCGGCGGACACGCCCCGACGTTACCCGGTGCACAGGGGCAAAGTCCCGGCTCCGGGACGGTTCGCTGCCGATCCCCACCATGTGTTTGATTCGTACGACCGGTCCGCCGGTCCGCCGGTCCGGCTCGCACCGGTTCGGCCGGCTGCCGGACGTGCCGCTCGTCCCAGCCTGTTGGCATGTTCCTGATTTGTACGACGAACTCCTCGGCCTGTGGACAACCGTCGGCGCCCGGTGCGCCGGGCCGGGCATGCTGACAGGCGTCGGCGGAGCGCGACCGGTTCCGCCGGCAGGACGGACACCGCGGAAGTCCCGTGGGTGTCAGAACGGGAACGGGGGGCCGGGCATGCATCCGGTGATGAAGCCCGCGCTGCGGCGCGGCTGGCGTGATCTCAACACGGTGCAGTTCGGGATGACCCCGGCGCACGCGCTGACGCTCGGCCCGGTGGCCACGGCGACGGGCAGCTTCCTGGAACTGCTCGACGGCACCCGGGGCCTGCCACTGCTGCGCGAGGAGGGCCGACGCATGGACGTGCCGGACGGCCATGTCGACGCGCTGGTGGAGCGGCTGACCCGCGCGGGCCTCGTCGACGACGCGCGCGGTGGCGGGCCGGAGCGGACGCCCTGCGGGAGAGGACGGACGTCCTGGAGCGCCTGCGGCCCGACCTCGCCTCGCTGTCCCTGACCACACCCGAACCGGGCGGCGCGCTGGCCCGTCTCGCCGCCCGGCGGGCCCGGCGGGTACAGGTGCGGGGCGCCGGCCGGGTCGGCGCCCTGCTGGCGTCGGTGCTGTCGGGGGCCGGCGTCGGCGAGGTCGACGTGCGGGACGTGGGGCGCGTGGAGCCGTGGGACGTGTCGCCGGGCGGGCTGCCCGCCGAGTCGCTCGGCACCCGCCGGGACGCGGCGGCGCGCGCCGCCGTCCGCCGCGCGGCACCGGACCATCCGCCGCGCCGTACTCCCTCCCCAGGGTCCGGCGCCGAGGAGCCCGGTCTCTCCCTGGTGATCCTCGCGCCGAGGGACGACGTCGCCGTGCACGCACCGGACCCGTTCACCGCCGAACCGCTCATGGCCTCCGGCACCCCTCATCTGTACGCGGGCGTGGTGGAGGGCACGGGCGTCGTCGGTCCGCTCGTGCTGCCCGGCGAGTCGGGCTGCGCCCGCTGTCTGCACGAGGACCGCACGGACCGGGACCCCGTCTGGCCCCGGTTGGTCGCCCAGTGGCGCTCGGGCAGGGCCCGCCGGGTCGGGGCCTGTGATCTGGCGCTGGCCACGACGGTC contains:
- a CDS encoding TerD family protein, yielding MAREFQRGHKARISDLTAGTDLYVGVQISAPGLSFDISCFGLDADERLSDDRYFVFFNQPKSPEESVQLLGTQAGDTESFRVTLDRVPAHIRKLSFTATIDGAGQMSQVAPGYLRIVAGGEEVARYSFSGAEFSTERAVMLGDFYFKDGWRFAAVGQGFDGGLEALLKNFGGEVAEEEAPAAPQQPQPGATPGFAPPAQATAPPAFGAPAAPAPGQAPAPAFEPAPAPAPQGFAPPPGHTPAPAPAPAPNMHGAPTVIAPMTPPAVGTVPPPAPAPGPAPASYGQPSQQPSYGGGPGAPLPPGYGGQPGPHAGRPAPPMPPGYGQVPGQQAAPYGVPQGAPQGGAGVTAALQAFKETPTGQRWTQQNKKLIRVDLGIGGQPVLARQGSMVLYQGKVDFGYKGAGFAGRIVGNATGQEMQLMRCTGQGQVFLADNSTHLHPVELQGDAICVSAENVLAFDESLQYEVRRVEGHGIPGGALFTMQFQGTGTIVVKTHGTPVVLPVTPTTFADCNAVVAWSAASQVIVSSQVRMRRNAYPGDTGEGVNLQFRGAPGNFIVVQPYEV
- a CDS encoding M48 metallopeptidase family protein; amino-acid sequence: MSADPLHTAGTPPRSTTSQPPGGPGANAIEVRRSARRRRTVSAYREGDRTIVLIPARMSKAEEQRWVTVMLDKLAAQESKRVFGDAELGERAERLSAQFFAGRARPASVRWVTNQNTRWGSCTPAEGSIRLSHRLQGMPDYVVDYVLCHELAHLLVPGHGPDFWRLLEAYPRTERARGYLEGVVAAGRLPHVPGALGERED
- a CDS encoding NUDIX hydrolase; translated protein: MSLYDDAVLVLKGYEGQPELRQAYLAHLAAHPDGMWKACHAGHVTASALVIDSEHGRVLLTLHRKLRMWLQMGGHCEPGDATLREAALREAAEESGIAGLTPLPGGPVRLDRHPIPAPCHWHFDVQYAVLAPPGAVHEISDESLDLRWYAYDEVAGVADESVVRLLDAARARL
- a CDS encoding zinc-dependent metalloprotease → MSDTPFGFGLPPEEPEDGDEGEKKDQQSGGGQGPANPFGFGDLPGAGGFGGPGADNPLAAMFGSLNPTDLGAAFQQLGQMLSYEGGPVNWDMAKQIARQTVSQGTPDGTKDASVGPAERRAVEEAVRLADLWLDDATSLPSGSASAVAWSRAEWVEATLPAWKELVDPVAERVGAAMGDVLPEEMQAMAGPLIGMMRSMGGAMFGTQIGQAVGVLAGEVVGSTDVGLPLGPSGRAALLPANVEAFGKDLGVPQEEVRLYLALREAAHQRLFAHVPWLRSHLFGAVDGYARGIKVDTAKLEDVVGQFDPQNPEQLQDALQQGMFQPEDTPEQKAALARLETALALVEGWVDAVVHAAAKPRLSSADALRETLRRRRATGGPAEQTFATLIGLELRPRRLRDASRLWASLTDARGVDGRDGLWAHPDMLPTATDLDDPDGFVHREQLDFSELDKMLGEAAHGSAAGPDLRKKDHDAKDDGKGDEGKGDDAE
- a CDS encoding AIM24 family protein; amino-acid sequence: MNQPLAGFAPAPVTARMENHGSHMLKVALQTGNDLLARVGSMVAYEGFVQYEPNPPAVRQIARDWVTGEGAPLMKCSGDGLLYLADYGADVVVINLNGDGISVNATNLLAFDAHLTWGVERVKGLAKFAGQGLWNTRISGQGWVALTSRGKPIVVDCGGGEDETYVDPDALVAWSPNLKVKGKRSFKAQSLIGRGSGEAYQMAFSGQGIVVVQPSEDSTDRLRFRG
- a CDS encoding AIM24 family protein, producing MQSPLFAHNDSQTQERWSLQNTQMLRLTLEGHDDILARKGTMVAYQGLVEFDAEYRANGQARARAYTGEGLDLMRCHGQGTVYLANLAQRVHIMDVEQDGLTVDSSYVLAMDSSLHHEVIAVDSLYGISGSGKYQLNITGRGKVALMTSGAPLLMRVTPETYVNCDADAIVAWSTGLRVQMQAQTHSSGVWRRRGGTGEGWELSFMGSGFALVQPSELLPPQNAQIGQGLAAQFGMGQQGARGQNQGNAWS